The genomic interval TAGCAGCCCGATAGTCGAGTTAACCTCGTCCAGGGTACCGTAACAGTTCACCCGTACATCGTCTTTATCGACCCGGCTGCCGCCGAAAAGCGCTGTTGTGCCTTTATCTCCTTTCCTGGTATATATTTTCATGTGTTGGTTATTTCAGGTTGAATGTATAAATGCCACCGTATTCGACTTTCTCCGTCATGATCTGACTGAGTGGAATGCCATTGAAGAGGTGCATGGCACTGCGGATGATACCCGCATGTGTAATGATCACTACCCGTTGGTACTTTGCTGCCTGCAGATCCTTGATACACGCCGCAAAACGGTCTGTCAACATCTGTAAAGATTCTCCATTTGGCGGCGCCAGCCGGATATAGTCTGCCATCCAGGGATCCAGTTCCCCGCGGGGAATGTCATCCCACCTTTTGCCTTCCCAGTTGCCGAAATGAAGCTCCATGAGGCGATGGTCGGTAATGTGCGTGGGCGTAATGGCCTGTGCCAGCAGTTTACATCTTGTCAGTGGACTACTGTACACCGCGTCATAATCTGCCGGCAAGCTGCTGATGATTGCTGCATGCAGCATGGCATAATCAGCCGGCAGTGGAACATCTGTCTGACCATAGTTGGTGCCTTCAGGAAAGTCTGGTTTGATATGCCTTACTAGATATAATTCCATATTGCCAGTATGCTCGTATAAAAAGTGATCTCATTCAGTTGCTGTACTGCCCCGAGGCAGTCGCCGGTATACCCGCCTATCCATTTACGGAAGAAGCGGGACAGGTATAAAGTGAGCAAGCCGCAGGGAACAAGGACCAGCAACAGCAGGTAGGTGTAATGAAGGGCATAGATCATCAGCAGCAGGGGAACCAGCCCGGTGATCAGTGCCACACAGCAGCCCGGCCAGCTGATCTTCGTAGCCAGTGGTTTACTTTTGGAAGTAGCGTCGTCTTCCCGTGCATAAGGCATGTAACGTAAGAGGAACACCGGCATCGTGCGACTGAAAGCGTGTGCGGTCACATACAGCAGGCAGAATGCCAACAGGTGTGTATTGACCATCAGTAAAGCCAGTTTCGCCAGCAGGCATACTTTCAGGAGTATTATCACGATAAGGGCAATGACACCAAAAGCGCCCGTACGGGAGTCTTTCATGATCTCCAGGATACGTTGCTTCGTCCAGCCGCCGCCAAAACCGTCGGCTACATCAGCCAGTCCATCTTCATGGAATGCACCTGTGACAAGCAGGGTGGCGATGAGAGAAAGTATAACTGCTGTGAAAATGTCTTTGAAGAGCGCGTGGGCTGCAGCAAAGCAGACAGCGCCTATGATGCCTACCAGGATGCCGACCATGGGAAGGTAGCGGCCGGATCTGTTCAGATCGGCTGCGTTATGATCAATACCTGCGGGTAGGGGTATGCGGGTAAAGAACATCAGCGCTGTTAAGAATATGCGGAGCTCCTGCTTCATATGC from Chitinophaga filiformis carries:
- the cobC gene encoding alpha-ribazole phosphatase family protein, producing the protein MELYLVRHIKPDFPEGTNYGQTDVPLPADYAMLHAAIISSLPADYDAVYSSPLTRCKLLAQAITPTHITDHRLMELHFGNWEGKRWDDIPRGELDPWMADYIRLAPPNGESLQMLTDRFAACIKDLQAAKYQRVVIITHAGIIRSAMHLFNGIPLSQIMTEKVEYGGIYTFNLK
- a CDS encoding adenosylcobinamide-GDP ribazoletransferase, which gives rise to MKQELRIFLTALMFFTRIPLPAGIDHNAADLNRSGRYLPMVGILVGIIGAVCFAAAHALFKDIFTAVILSLIATLLVTGAFHEDGLADVADGFGGGWTKQRILEIMKDSRTGAFGVIALIVIILLKVCLLAKLALLMVNTHLLAFCLLYVTAHAFSRTMPVFLLRYMPYAREDDATSKSKPLATKISWPGCCVALITGLVPLLLMIYALHYTYLLLLVLVPCGLLTLYLSRFFRKWIGGYTGDCLGAVQQLNEITFYTSILAIWNYI